From Streptomyces asiaticus, one genomic window encodes:
- a CDS encoding EF-hand domain-containing protein codes for MADIEAARKAFERYDLNGDGQITAAEYKSVMAQLGDPYVTEPVAQAVINAHDSNGDGLLTFDEFWAAQNKSGEKTA; via the coding sequence GTGGCGGACATCGAGGCGGCGCGCAAGGCGTTCGAGCGGTATGACCTCAACGGTGACGGCCAGATCACCGCGGCCGAGTACAAGAGCGTGATGGCGCAGCTGGGGGACCCGTATGTCACGGAGCCCGTCGCCCAGGCCGTCATCAACGCCCACGACTCCAACGGTGACGGTCTGCTCACCTTCGACGAGTTCTGGGCGGCCCAGAACAAGAGCGGAGAGAAGACCGCCTGA
- a CDS encoding RHS repeat-associated core domain-containing protein codes for MAFWMAAASVWAVVQLLLLSWPVRTVRWPTVLLAFGVGAYGCGVLSMVLELVVARQLATARGTSLSAVMDEVSWTTAPVVEELIKIAPLLVAGWALRGRMQWGLADFVVLGGAAGAGFGLLEKALMYAESADKAVPLDEGGWQIAKGLIDHPYVPGLGQILGSWFPSPTGTVEVGGPVLPYEAHIFTSALAGLGVGLLWCGALVVTRVAALVPLAAAVAIHWVTNYAAVHPGDDTAMEWRERLAGEWGLWIILGCLAAAWIWDLRRSRLGRRRAPDVVLAAERQGRTALEALCGYALLRLPATWIIALGYARQRRALLYATAHPRTRAEKLEPLRESVVQQTHRMDATHSQEAWRGVTLTQLWHRAREQRPRWPRHEKALLVLSLLLAVPSLLYLAVGSFPSTRDVQEYFTGGTGLRILVGAALAGLALTLWRLVSAVRGYRAAGASPLGEALALVQFRIAVCAGSLVVGVLLLSRWSAIADGEAPLAGYDILGTDRFLLDKLLEVGLPLLLTLAMFAMPYALPLELAMGGGLAETLLMGLAPRALAPIASRVGARLAAREATQWARGALRSRARGAFSRTWDRVRHGRTDPVDLATGRMFLPQTDVALPGVLPLVFSRRVDSGYRGGRWFGPTWASTADQRLESDEQGVVFFTEDGLLLAYPHPVPGGAAVLPAEGPRWPLARTADGVAYTLTDPDAGLVRTFTPHDDGAVALLREIADRNGNRVTFVHDASGTPLEILHSGGYRLRLTSEHERITGLYVGDVRVMSYGYTDGHLTEVIGSSGLPLRFVYDPAGRVTSWIDTNNRWYSYAYDEQDRVVAEGGEGGHYTLRIGYDGVDPNFPGWKVTTLTSPDGAVTRYLIDEAHQVVGEIDAAGAVSRTTYDQAGRTVAETDPLGRTTGFRYDEHGHLTAVIRPDGSEIGAVPDAQGNPLRITDPGGAVWHQTFDAAGNRTTLTDPLAATTRYLYDPRGGLLAVTDPLGATTRVRCDGAGLPVEITDPLGATTFYQRDAFGRVVAETDPLGAVTRYDWSPEGKLLRRTGPDGSAESWTYDGEGNCLSHTDPIGGTTVYEYTHFDLLSARTGPDGVRYEFEHDAALRLTKVTNPQGLTWRYAYDLAGRLVTETDFDDREVRYAYDVAGHIISRTSPLGRTVTYAYDVLGRLIRKASDDRTTTFTYDPAGLLASAADPDAEVVYQRDLLGRVTSEMVNGRVLTHTYDPLGRRVRRTTPTGAVTTYAYDTAGNRTALTAGNHTLASAHDAAGRETTRRIGDALTLTHAWDPLGRLTAQSLTGASGGIHHRTYDYRADDHLIAVDDSLAGRRTFELDVVGRVTAVHAHGWTESYAYDAAGNQTHAAWPSTQPAQEATGPRTYTGTRITGAGSVRYEHDEAGRLTLRQKTRLSRKPDTWRYTWDAEDRLISATTPDGTVWRYLYDPFGRRTTKQRLAADAESVLEQTDFTWDGPTLVEQTTTTPDFPHPVTLTWDHEGLHPVAQTERVTEATTQREIDARFFAIVTDLVGTPTELIDDSGTIAWHTRSTLWGTTTWAADSTAYTPLRFPGQYFDPETGLHYNHHRYYDPDSARYLTPDPLGLAPAPNPATYVHNPHTWTDPLGLAPKCLNVLGKEGKDTNENFISGSTEGQHLADDLRHESATSPFNENGWLTPGARAKSYRIIPGDQIGNPEVRRLMTSDGSTLSDWGKYTTLTHQSPYGDFQVHYYYNAVTGRMLNYDYKVVLNRR; via the coding sequence GTGGCGTTCTGGATGGCTGCGGCGTCGGTATGGGCTGTGGTGCAGCTGCTGTTGCTGTCCTGGCCGGTGCGGACGGTGCGGTGGCCGACGGTGCTGCTCGCCTTCGGGGTGGGCGCTTACGGCTGCGGTGTGCTCTCGATGGTGCTGGAGCTCGTGGTGGCACGGCAGTTGGCCACCGCGCGGGGGACCTCGCTGTCGGCCGTCATGGATGAGGTGTCGTGGACGACGGCTCCGGTGGTGGAGGAGCTGATCAAGATCGCACCGCTCCTGGTCGCGGGGTGGGCGCTGCGCGGGCGGATGCAGTGGGGGCTGGCGGACTTCGTGGTGCTGGGCGGGGCCGCCGGGGCCGGGTTCGGCCTGCTGGAAAAGGCTCTGATGTACGCCGAGTCCGCGGATAAGGCCGTTCCCCTGGATGAGGGCGGCTGGCAGATCGCGAAGGGGCTGATCGACCACCCGTATGTCCCCGGCCTCGGTCAGATCCTCGGCAGCTGGTTTCCCTCACCGACCGGCACCGTCGAGGTCGGAGGGCCGGTACTCCCCTATGAGGCGCACATCTTCACCAGCGCGCTGGCCGGACTGGGGGTGGGCTTGCTGTGGTGCGGTGCCCTCGTGGTGACCCGGGTCGCGGCCCTGGTGCCGCTGGCCGCGGCGGTGGCGATCCACTGGGTGACCAATTACGCCGCGGTCCACCCGGGCGATGACACGGCGATGGAGTGGCGGGAGCGGCTGGCCGGGGAGTGGGGACTGTGGATCATCCTGGGGTGCCTCGCCGCCGCGTGGATCTGGGATCTGCGCCGGTCCCGCCTGGGGCGGCGGCGCGCGCCTGATGTCGTGCTGGCCGCCGAGCGCCAGGGCCGGACCGCCCTCGAAGCTCTCTGCGGGTATGCCCTGCTGCGCCTTCCGGCCACCTGGATCATCGCCCTCGGCTACGCCCGGCAGCGCCGAGCGCTGCTGTACGCCACGGCCCATCCCCGTACCCGCGCGGAGAAGCTGGAGCCGCTGCGCGAGTCGGTCGTCCAGCAGACCCACCGTATGGACGCCACCCACAGCCAGGAGGCATGGCGTGGCGTGACCTTGACGCAGCTGTGGCACCGGGCCCGGGAGCAGCGACCCCGCTGGCCGCGGCACGAGAAGGCGCTTCTGGTGCTCAGCCTGCTGCTGGCCGTCCCCTCCCTGCTGTATCTGGCGGTGGGCTCCTTCCCGTCCACGAGGGATGTACAGGAGTACTTCACCGGGGGCACCGGGCTGCGGATTCTGGTCGGCGCCGCCCTGGCCGGGCTGGCCCTGACCCTGTGGCGCCTGGTCTCCGCCGTACGCGGCTACCGGGCCGCGGGCGCGTCCCCGCTGGGCGAGGCCCTGGCCCTGGTCCAGTTCCGGATCGCCGTCTGCGCGGGCTCGCTCGTCGTCGGCGTCCTGCTGCTGTCCCGCTGGTCGGCCATCGCGGACGGCGAGGCCCCGCTCGCCGGTTACGACATCCTGGGCACCGACCGGTTCCTCCTGGACAAGCTGCTCGAGGTCGGCCTTCCCCTCCTCCTCACCCTCGCCATGTTCGCCATGCCCTACGCGCTGCCGCTGGAGCTCGCCATGGGCGGAGGGCTGGCGGAGACCCTGCTGATGGGCCTCGCCCCGCGCGCCCTGGCCCCGATCGCCTCGCGCGTCGGAGCCAGGCTGGCGGCGCGTGAGGCGACGCAGTGGGCGCGCGGCGCGCTCCGGAGCCGTGCCCGGGGGGCGTTCTCCCGTACCTGGGACCGGGTGCGGCACGGCCGTACCGATCCGGTGGATCTGGCGACCGGGCGGATGTTCCTGCCACAGACGGATGTGGCGCTGCCGGGCGTGCTGCCGCTGGTGTTCTCCCGCCGGGTGGACTCCGGATACCGCGGCGGGCGGTGGTTCGGTCCGACCTGGGCCTCGACGGCCGACCAGCGCCTGGAGTCCGACGAGCAGGGCGTGGTCTTCTTCACCGAGGACGGTCTGCTGCTGGCCTATCCGCATCCGGTGCCGGGCGGCGCCGCGGTCCTGCCCGCGGAGGGCCCGCGGTGGCCGCTGGCACGGACGGCGGACGGGGTTGCGTACACCCTCACCGACCCGGACGCCGGGCTCGTCCGCACCTTCACCCCGCACGACGACGGAGCGGTGGCGCTCCTGCGGGAGATCGCCGACCGCAACGGCAACCGCGTCACCTTCGTCCACGACGCCTCCGGCACACCCCTCGAGATCCTCCACAGCGGTGGCTACCGGCTGCGGCTGACCTCGGAGCACGAGCGGATCACCGGCCTGTACGTGGGGGACGTACGGGTGATGAGCTACGGCTACACCGACGGCCATCTCACCGAGGTCATAGGCTCCTCGGGCCTGCCGCTGCGTTTCGTCTACGACCCGGCCGGGCGGGTCACATCCTGGATCGACACCAACAACCGCTGGTACTCCTACGCCTACGACGAGCAGGACCGGGTCGTCGCCGAGGGCGGCGAGGGCGGCCACTACACCCTCCGGATCGGCTACGACGGGGTGGACCCAAACTTCCCCGGATGGAAGGTCACGACCCTGACCTCACCGGACGGTGCGGTCACCCGCTATCTCATCGACGAGGCGCACCAGGTCGTCGGGGAGATCGACGCGGCCGGCGCGGTCAGCCGCACGACGTACGACCAGGCCGGCCGTACGGTCGCCGAGACCGATCCGCTGGGCCGCACCACCGGCTTCCGCTACGACGAACACGGGCATCTCACGGCCGTCATCCGGCCGGACGGCAGCGAGATCGGCGCGGTGCCCGACGCCCAGGGCAACCCGCTGCGGATCACCGACCCGGGCGGCGCGGTGTGGCACCAGACCTTCGACGCGGCGGGCAACCGAACCACCCTCACCGACCCGCTCGCCGCCACCACCCGCTACCTCTACGACCCGCGCGGGGGTCTGCTCGCCGTCACCGATCCGCTGGGCGCGACCACCCGGGTGCGCTGCGACGGGGCCGGGCTCCCCGTCGAGATCACCGACCCGCTGGGAGCCACGACCTTCTACCAGCGGGACGCGTTCGGCCGCGTCGTGGCCGAGACGGACCCGCTGGGCGCGGTGACCCGCTACGACTGGAGCCCGGAGGGCAAGCTCCTGCGTCGCACCGGGCCGGACGGTTCGGCGGAGTCCTGGACGTACGACGGCGAGGGCAACTGCCTCTCTCACACCGACCCCATCGGTGGTACGACGGTGTACGAGTACACCCACTTCGACCTGCTGTCCGCCCGCACGGGCCCGGACGGGGTCCGCTACGAGTTCGAGCACGACGCGGCGCTGCGGCTGACGAAGGTCACCAACCCGCAGGGGCTGACCTGGCGTTACGCGTACGACCTGGCGGGCCGCCTGGTGACGGAGACGGACTTCGACGACCGGGAAGTGCGATACGCGTACGACGTGGCGGGCCATATCATCTCCCGTACCTCCCCTTTGGGCCGAACCGTCACATACGCGTACGACGTGCTCGGCCGACTGATACGCAAGGCGTCCGACGACCGCACCACAACCTTCACCTACGACCCCGCGGGGCTCCTGGCCTCAGCTGCCGACCCGGACGCGGAGGTCGTCTACCAACGTGACCTCCTGGGCCGGGTGACGTCCGAAATGGTGAACGGCCGCGTCCTGACGCACACCTACGACCCCCTGGGCCGCCGCGTCCGCCGCACCACACCCACCGGTGCCGTCACGACCTACGCCTATGACACGGCGGGCAACCGCACCGCCCTGACCGCAGGGAACCACACCCTCGCCTCGGCACACGACGCGGCGGGCCGCGAGACCACGCGCCGCATCGGCGACGCCCTCACCCTCACCCACGCCTGGGACCCGCTCGGCCGTCTGACCGCGCAGTCGCTGACCGGCGCATCCGGTGGCATCCACCACCGGACGTACGACTATCGAGCCGACGACCACCTCATCGCGGTGGACGACAGCCTGGCGGGCCGACGCACCTTCGAGCTCGACGTCGTGGGCCGGGTCACCGCCGTCCACGCCCACGGCTGGACCGAGAGCTACGCCTACGACGCGGCGGGCAACCAAACGCACGCGGCCTGGCCGAGCACGCAACCCGCCCAGGAGGCGACAGGCCCTCGCACCTATACCGGCACGCGCATCACCGGCGCGGGCTCGGTCCGCTACGAACACGACGAGGCGGGCCGCCTCACCCTCCGCCAAAAGACCCGCCTGTCCCGCAAGCCCGATACCTGGCGCTACACCTGGGACGCCGAAGACCGCCTGATATCGGCCACCACCCCCGACGGCACGGTCTGGCGCTACCTGTACGACCCCTTCGGCCGCCGCACCACCAAACAACGCCTCGCGGCCGACGCCGAAAGCGTCCTGGAGCAGACGGATTTCACCTGGGACGGCCCCACCCTGGTGGAACAAACCACCACTACCCCGGACTTCCCCCACCCGGTCACCCTCACCTGGGACCATGAGGGCCTTCACCCGGTGGCCCAGACCGAGCGCGTCACCGAAGCCACCACCCAACGCGAGATCGACGCCCGCTTCTTCGCGATCGTCACCGACCTGGTCGGCACCCCCACGGAACTCATCGACGATTCGGGCACCATCGCCTGGCACACCCGCTCCACCCTCTGGGGCACCACGACCTGGGCCGCCGACAGCACGGCGTACACCCCGCTCCGCTTCCCCGGCCAATACTTCGACCCGGAAACCGGCCTCCACTACAACCACCACCGCTACTACGACCCGGATTCCGCCCGCTACCTCACCCCCGACCCCCTGGGCCTCGCCCCAGCCCCCAACCCGGCGACCTATGTCCACAACCCCCACACCTGGACAGACCCCCTCGGGCTGGCTCCAAAATGCCTGAACGTACTGGGAAAGGAGGGTAAAGACACCAATGAAAACTTCATATCTGGATCGACGGAAGGACAACACCTAGCCGACGACTTGCGCCACGAATCAGCCACATCTCCCTTCAACGAAAACGGCTGGCTCACCCCGGGGGCAAGAGCGAAGTCGTATCGAATAATTCCCGGCGATCAGATCGGCAATCCCGAGGTGCGCAGGCTCATGACTTCAGACGGCAGCACGCTCAGCGACTGGGGCAAATACACAACCCTCACGCATCAATCACCTTACGGTGATTTCCAGGTTCACTACTATTACAATGCAGTCACGGGACGAATGCTGAACTATGACTACAAGGTCGTCCTGAACAGGAGGTAA
- a CDS encoding enoyl-CoA hydratase/isomerase family protein, which yields MTVNLEVADGVATFRLDRPPMNALDIATQDRLRELAAEVTRRDDVRAVVIWGGEKVFAAGADIKEMREMDYAAMVARSGDLQESFTAVARIPKPVVAAVTGYALGGGCELALCADFRIAAENAKLGQPEILLGLIPGAGGTQRLARLVGPAKAKDLIFTGRQVKADEALAIGLVDRVVPAEEVYEQAHAWAAKLAKGPAIALRAAKESVDRGLETDLDSGLAIERNWFAGLFATEDREIGMRSFVEDGPGKATFR from the coding sequence ATGACTGTGAACCTCGAGGTTGCCGACGGCGTTGCCACCTTCCGCCTTGACCGCCCCCCGATGAACGCGCTCGACATCGCCACCCAGGACCGGCTGCGGGAGCTCGCGGCCGAGGTGACCCGCCGCGACGATGTGCGCGCGGTGGTCATCTGGGGTGGTGAGAAGGTGTTCGCGGCCGGCGCGGACATCAAGGAGATGCGGGAGATGGATTACGCCGCGATGGTGGCCCGCTCCGGTGACCTCCAGGAGTCCTTCACCGCCGTGGCCCGGATCCCCAAGCCCGTGGTCGCCGCCGTCACCGGCTACGCCCTCGGTGGCGGCTGCGAGCTGGCGCTGTGCGCCGACTTCCGGATCGCCGCGGAGAACGCCAAGCTCGGCCAGCCCGAGATCCTGCTCGGACTGATCCCGGGCGCGGGCGGCACCCAGCGGCTGGCCCGGCTGGTCGGCCCGGCCAAGGCCAAGGACCTCATCTTCACGGGCCGTCAGGTCAAGGCCGACGAGGCGCTCGCCATCGGCCTGGTGGACCGGGTGGTACCGGCCGAGGAGGTCTATGAGCAGGCCCACGCCTGGGCGGCGAAGCTGGCCAAGGGCCCGGCGATCGCGCTGCGCGCGGCCAAGGAGTCGGTGGACCGGGGGCTGGAGACGGACCTCGACAGCGGTCTCGCCATCGAACGGAACTGGTTCGCCGGGCTGTTCGCCACCGAGGACCGGGAGATCGGGATGCGCAGCTTTGTCGAGGACGGGCCGGGCAAGGCCACGTTCCGCTGA
- a CDS encoding ATP-binding protein: MAGLEGMEQPQQRTGTAAVRGAPSVEDDLALRALDLFGNPACEEVRLPSRPESAGTARRMAEFVVARDWGLGHQLAEHAVLLVSELVGNAVRHTGARTFGLRMLRRRGWIRVEVRDPSRGLPCLMPVGELDTSGRGLMLVDQLSQRWGVDLLPCGKTTWFEMRVAEN; the protein is encoded by the coding sequence ATGGCGGGCTTGGAGGGAATGGAGCAGCCGCAGCAGCGCACTGGTACGGCTGCGGTGCGGGGGGCGCCGTCCGTCGAGGACGATCTGGCCCTCAGGGCGCTTGACCTCTTCGGGAACCCCGCGTGCGAGGAGGTGCGGCTGCCCTCCCGCCCCGAGTCCGCGGGGACCGCCCGCCGGATGGCCGAATTCGTGGTGGCGCGGGACTGGGGGCTGGGTCATCAGCTCGCCGAGCACGCGGTGCTGCTGGTCTCCGAGCTCGTCGGCAACGCCGTACGGCACACCGGCGCCCGCACCTTCGGGCTGCGGATGCTGCGGCGGCGCGGCTGGATCCGGGTCGAGGTCCGCGACCCGTCCCGGGGGCTGCCGTGTCTGATGCCGGTGGGGGAGCTCGACACCAGCGGGCGTGGGCTGATGCTGGTCGACCAGCTCTCCCAGCGGTGGGGGGTCGATCTGCTGCCGTGCGGCAAGACGACCTGGTTCGAGATGCGAGTGGCCGAAAACTGA
- a CDS encoding glycoside hydrolase family 25 protein — MLHGIDVSSHQSTFDADGLAFVFIKATEGRSYINPKQTSQASRARKAGCVVGFYHFLWPGNIAAQARYFVEKCASQKHDLLAVDWETTGSGTRAGNAEKDRFIREVKKLRPTHRVMLYCNRNFWLNHDTTSYAGDGLWIADYVTAGKPRIKAKWRIHQYTDRPMDKDVANFSSKSALQAWADPSRAALTADEETEDVADAENVDAAENAENAENGA; from the coding sequence ATGCTGCACGGCATCGACGTGAGTTCGCACCAGTCCACGTTCGACGCGGACGGGCTGGCCTTCGTCTTCATCAAGGCCACCGAAGGCCGGTCGTACATCAACCCGAAGCAGACCTCGCAGGCGTCCCGGGCGCGCAAGGCGGGATGCGTCGTCGGCTTCTACCACTTCCTGTGGCCGGGGAACATCGCGGCACAGGCGCGCTACTTCGTCGAGAAGTGCGCGTCCCAGAAGCACGATCTGCTCGCCGTGGACTGGGAGACCACCGGTTCCGGCACCCGCGCCGGCAACGCCGAGAAGGACCGGTTCATCCGCGAGGTCAAGAAGCTGCGGCCCACACACCGGGTGATGCTCTACTGCAACCGGAACTTCTGGCTCAACCACGACACCACGTCGTACGCGGGCGACGGCCTGTGGATAGCGGACTACGTGACGGCGGGCAAGCCGCGCATCAAGGCGAAGTGGCGGATCCACCAGTACACCGACCGCCCGATGGACAAGGACGTGGCGAACTTCTCCAGCAAGTCCGCGCTCCAGGCATGGGCCGACCCCAGCCGGGCAGCGCTCACCGCCGATGAGGAGACGGAGGACGTGGCGGACGCGGAGAACGTCGACGCGGCGGAGAACGCGGAGAACGCGGAGAACGGGGCCTGA
- a CDS encoding YhjD/YihY/BrkB family envelope integrity protein — MRVPRTLWERVTTAIGGGPAARFLERLAAVNVLEAATRLAAQAFLTALPLLMAVAAFVPDALQNLLADSLRSVVGVRGDVLDEVRRTFTTRGTAKNTSGVVGLLVALVSATAFSRALQAICERCWGLPRAAVRVTAWRWLLWLLVWLAVLLVQAPVRRGFGTGIVSGLALSLLSAVLLWWWTQHLLLSGRVTWTHLLPGAVLTGVGTVLLGYLSRLLMPVAMARSLADFGPLGPVFTLLTWLIALFLIAVAGLAAGPAVASSAWYARTIRPPRGRPGRKRT; from the coding sequence ATGAGGGTGCCGCGGACGCTGTGGGAGCGCGTCACGACCGCGATCGGCGGCGGCCCGGCCGCCCGGTTCCTGGAACGGCTGGCGGCGGTGAACGTGCTGGAAGCCGCCACCCGGCTGGCGGCCCAGGCGTTCCTCACCGCCCTCCCCCTGCTGATGGCGGTGGCGGCCTTCGTCCCCGACGCGTTGCAGAACCTCCTGGCCGACTCCCTGCGCTCGGTGGTGGGCGTGCGCGGTGATGTGCTCGACGAGGTACGCCGTACGTTCACCACCCGGGGAACGGCGAAGAACACCTCGGGGGTCGTCGGACTGCTGGTCGCCCTGGTGTCCGCGACGGCGTTCAGCAGGGCGCTCCAGGCGATCTGCGAGCGGTGCTGGGGGCTGCCGAGGGCGGCGGTGCGCGTCACGGCGTGGCGCTGGCTGCTGTGGCTGCTCGTCTGGCTCGCGGTGCTCCTCGTCCAGGCGCCGGTGCGCAGGGGATTCGGCACCGGCATCGTCTCCGGGCTGGCGCTGTCCCTGCTGTCGGCCGTACTGCTGTGGTGGTGGACCCAGCATCTCCTGCTGAGCGGCCGCGTGACCTGGACACATCTGCTGCCGGGCGCCGTGCTCACCGGGGTGGGAACCGTCCTGCTGGGTTACCTCTCCCGGCTGCTCATGCCCGTGGCCATGGCCCGCAGCCTCGCCGACTTCGGCCCGCTCGGCCCCGTTTTCACCCTTCTGACCTGGCTGATCGCCCTCTTCCTCATCGCCGTGGCCGGTCTCGCGGCCGGACCGGCGGTGGCCTCGTCGGCCTGGTACGCACGGACCATCCGCCCGCCGCGGGGACGTCCAGGACGCAAGCGGACCTGA
- a CDS encoding N-acetylmuramoyl-L-alanine amidase, giving the protein MEAHGRTPTRRALLRSGAYLATAATGLAATAATATTAHADDRRRRRAAAYPPTHWIPASTSNYRVSSRPTSYPIDFVVIHVTQETFPDAMKIFQDPAKQVSAHYMVASADGYIGQFVREKDVAWHAGNKDYNNRSIGIEHEGWVDDPKWFTDEMYASSAALTAAVCDRYGIPKNRDHIIGHVEVPGTDHTDPGPLWDWDRYMRLVNGGSRVHRRA; this is encoded by the coding sequence ATGGAAGCGCACGGCCGCACCCCCACCCGGCGCGCCCTGCTCCGCTCGGGCGCCTATCTCGCCACCGCCGCCACCGGACTCGCCGCCACCGCGGCGACGGCCACCACCGCCCACGCCGACGACAGACGCCGCCGCCGCGCGGCCGCCTACCCCCCCACCCACTGGATCCCGGCCTCCACCTCCAACTACCGCGTCTCCAGCCGCCCGACCTCGTATCCGATCGACTTCGTCGTCATCCATGTGACGCAGGAGACCTTCCCGGACGCGATGAAGATCTTCCAGGACCCGGCCAAGCAGGTCTCCGCCCACTACATGGTCGCCTCGGCCGACGGCTACATCGGGCAGTTCGTCCGGGAGAAGGACGTCGCCTGGCACGCGGGCAACAAGGACTACAACAACCGCAGCATCGGCATCGAGCACGAGGGCTGGGTGGACGACCCCAAGTGGTTCACGGACGAGATGTACGCCTCGTCCGCCGCCCTGACCGCGGCCGTCTGCGACCGCTACGGCATCCCCAAGAACCGCGACCACATCATCGGCCATGTGGAGGTCCCCGGCACCGACCACACCGACCCCGGTCCGCTGTGGGACTGGGACCGCTATATGAGGCTGGTCAACGGAGGGAGCCGGGTACACCGCCGAGCCTGA
- a CDS encoding DUF397 domain-containing protein, protein MNTTLDLSGAEWVKSSYSSGDEGQCVEFAPSIATTAGVVPVRDSKHPAGPALVFPVEAWTSFTSAVRSGEFPAN, encoded by the coding sequence ATGAACACCACCCTCGACCTGTCCGGTGCTGAATGGGTCAAGTCCAGCTACAGCAGCGGCGACGAAGGCCAGTGCGTGGAGTTCGCGCCCTCCATAGCCACCACCGCCGGTGTCGTCCCCGTCCGCGACAGCAAGCACCCGGCAGGCCCCGCCCTCGTCTTCCCCGTGGAGGCGTGGACTTCGTTCACGAGTGCCGTGCGCAGCGGAGAGTTCCCGGCCAACTAA
- a CDS encoding helix-turn-helix domain-containing protein — MSEVKEGQEPSSGAAFLGAEVRTWRLQAELSQRELGLKANYGQQYVAKVEAGERLASPEFADACDRVFGTPGTFARLRRRASQHGYPDWFVPYVQLERQATSILDYSATLIMGMLQTPEYGRAVFRSAHPRDTADQIDARVARRLQRREVMERDVPPLLWCVLSEACLRTEVGGREVMRSQLAHLLAEAQSPHITLQVLPSSAGAPPVPGSFTLLTFDDGPSIVYADTAMAGQTIDSPAEVELATARYDRIRASALSPDDSLAVIRRLMEDYTR; from the coding sequence GTGAGCGAGGTCAAGGAAGGCCAGGAACCGTCCAGCGGGGCGGCGTTCCTCGGAGCCGAGGTACGGACCTGGCGGTTACAGGCGGAGCTGAGCCAGCGGGAGTTGGGCTTGAAGGCCAACTACGGGCAGCAATATGTGGCCAAGGTGGAGGCGGGCGAGCGCTTGGCCAGTCCCGAGTTCGCCGACGCGTGCGACCGGGTCTTCGGCACGCCGGGCACATTCGCGCGCCTGCGGAGGCGGGCCAGCCAGCACGGCTATCCGGACTGGTTCGTGCCGTACGTGCAGTTGGAGCGGCAGGCGACCAGCATCCTGGACTACTCGGCGACGCTCATCATGGGCATGCTGCAAACGCCCGAGTACGGGCGGGCGGTGTTCCGGTCCGCACATCCTCGGGATACCGCCGACCAGATCGACGCAAGGGTGGCCAGACGATTGCAGCGACGAGAGGTGATGGAACGGGATGTCCCCCCGTTGCTGTGGTGCGTCCTGAGTGAGGCGTGTCTACGCACTGAGGTGGGAGGAAGGGAAGTGATGCGCTCCCAACTCGCCCACCTCCTAGCCGAAGCACAGTCTCCGCACATCACACTTCAGGTGCTGCCGTCCTCGGCCGGAGCACCTCCGGTGCCGGGAAGCTTCACCCTTCTGACGTTCGACGATGGACCGAGCATTGTGTACGCAGATACAGCCATGGCAGGCCAGACGATCGATTCACCGGCAGAAGTGGAGCTCGCGACTGCCAGGTACGACCGAATCAGGGCTTCGGCTTTGTCGCCGGACGATTCGCTGGCCGTGATCCGCAGACTGATGGAGGACTACACACGATGA